From Roseibium alexandrii DFL-11, the proteins below share one genomic window:
- a CDS encoding DUF1761 domain-containing protein: MMFDGINLLAAGGAAVASFIIGAIWYGVLGKAWMKAAGLTEEQTRPNSVTMIIAFLCQVVMAIVFAGIIYHTGEVTVRAGIISAIMVWIGIVMTTQIINHRFQNQPWALTAIDGGHWLLVLLVQAVVIGLLSPFVIA; this comes from the coding sequence ATGATGTTCGATGGGATCAATCTGCTGGCAGCCGGAGGCGCAGCAGTTGCCTCATTTATCATCGGCGCGATCTGGTACGGCGTTCTTGGAAAAGCCTGGATGAAAGCCGCCGGCTTAACCGAAGAACAGACACGGCCGAACTCGGTCACGATGATTATAGCCTTTTTATGCCAAGTGGTTATGGCCATCGTTTTTGCCGGGATTATTTATCACACCGGCGAGGTAACAGTCCGTGCAGGCATCATCTCGGCCATCATGGTCTGGATCGGGATCGTAATGACGACTCAGATCATCAACCATCGCTTCCAGAACCAGCCGTGGGCCCTGACTGCAATTGATGGCGGCCACTGGCTGCTGGTTCTACTGGTTCAGGCAGTGGTGATCGGCTTGCTGTCCCCCTTCGTGATCGCCTGA
- the ureG gene encoding urease accessory protein UreG: MKSQNGPLRVGIGGPVGAGKTTLTDKLCKAMRERYSLAVITNDIYTSEDAEALMRSQALTSDRIRGVETGGCPHTAIREDASINLAAVKDLNDKIPDLDLILIESGGDNLAATFSPELADLTIYVIDVAAGEEIPRKGGPGITRSDLLVINKTDLAPYVGADLRVMDRDAAKMRKTRPFVFANMRAGDGVDKIVEFIIEKGGL, translated from the coding sequence ATGAAATCTCAAAACGGTCCCTTGCGCGTCGGCATCGGCGGCCCAGTCGGCGCCGGGAAAACGACGCTGACGGACAAACTGTGCAAGGCCATGCGCGAACGCTATTCGCTCGCGGTCATCACCAACGACATTTACACGAGCGAAGATGCCGAAGCGCTGATGCGGTCGCAGGCCCTGACCAGCGACCGGATCCGCGGCGTGGAAACCGGCGGCTGCCCGCATACGGCCATCCGGGAAGACGCCTCGATCAATCTGGCGGCGGTCAAGGATCTCAATGACAAAATCCCCGATCTCGACCTGATCCTGATTGAATCGGGCGGCGATAATCTGGCGGCCACTTTCTCACCGGAGCTTGCGGATCTGACGATCTATGTCATCGATGTGGCGGCGGGTGAGGAAATTCCGCGAAAAGGCGGTCCCGGCATCACCCGCTCGGACTTGCTGGTCATCAACAAGACGGATCTTGCGCCTTATGTCGGAGCAGATCTTAGAGTCATGGACCGGGACGCAGCCAAGATGCGCAAAACACGGCCGTTTGTTTTCGCAAACATGCGAGCCGGAGATGGTGTAGATAAGATCGTAGAGTTCATCATCGAAAAGGGCGGCCTATAG
- a CDS encoding urease accessory protein UreF has protein sequence MTGSVTQSALYRLLTFLSPAFPIGAFTYSHGLEQVIHAGGVSSAEELRIWLKDILAHGAGRSDAILMSQTYRAALAGSHEDVRELAELGLALQPSKERHLETSAQGTAFIDTVTASWPPNSQTTAGAVFSSLTNGNSETPLTEWPYPVALGLICAAHELPEDASLTAFLHSFTANLISAAVRAVPLGQNEGQRVLAALEPVISEIAAEAMDADLDDLGTSTFLADIASMAHETQYSRLFRS, from the coding sequence ATGACAGGGTCCGTCACCCAATCAGCGCTCTACAGGCTGCTGACGTTCCTCTCCCCGGCCTTTCCGATTGGAGCCTTCACCTATTCCCATGGGCTGGAACAGGTCATCCACGCTGGCGGTGTCAGCTCCGCCGAAGAACTCCGGATCTGGCTCAAGGACATACTGGCACACGGAGCCGGACGCAGCGATGCAATCCTGATGAGCCAGACCTACCGGGCGGCGCTTGCCGGATCACACGAGGACGTCCGGGAACTGGCAGAGCTTGGCCTCGCGCTTCAGCCCTCAAAGGAACGGCACCTGGAAACATCCGCCCAAGGCACGGCGTTCATTGACACCGTGACCGCAAGCTGGCCGCCGAACTCACAAACTACAGCAGGAGCTGTTTTCAGCAGTTTGACCAATGGAAATTCTGAAACGCCCCTGACCGAGTGGCCCTATCCTGTCGCGCTGGGTCTGATCTGCGCAGCTCATGAGCTGCCGGAAGACGCAAGCCTGACGGCCTTTCTCCACTCCTTTACGGCCAATCTCATCTCGGCAGCTGTCCGCGCCGTACCGCTTGGACAAAACGAAGGCCAACGGGTGCTGGCCGCACTGGAACCAGTCATCTCAGAAATCGCCGCCGAAGCGATGGACGCCGATCTTGACGACCTTGGCACCTCCACCTTTCTCGCCGACATCGCCTCCATGGCGCACGAAACACAATATTCGAGGTTGTTCCGCTCATGA
- a CDS encoding urease accessory protein UreE produces MIRVASIKPAGEWTGQSADTITLDREDRHRRRAAMTAANGLPFLLDEANAVHLHHGDGLVLEDGRIIEVLAEPEDLVEIHAENTAHLVKIAWHLGNRHLPTQLMGDTLRIRRDHVIEDMVKKLGAKLTALSAPFDPEGGAYGHGQTHGHGHNHGHTHSHG; encoded by the coding sequence ATGATCCGGGTTGCCAGCATCAAACCGGCCGGTGAATGGACCGGCCAATCCGCAGATACGATCACACTGGATCGCGAAGACCGGCATCGCCGCCGTGCGGCAATGACGGCAGCCAACGGCCTCCCTTTCCTTCTGGATGAGGCTAATGCGGTTCATCTTCATCATGGGGACGGCCTGGTTCTGGAAGACGGCAGGATCATCGAAGTGCTGGCGGAACCGGAAGACCTGGTCGAGATCCATGCCGAGAACACGGCACATCTTGTGAAGATCGCCTGGCATCTCGGCAACCGGCATTTGCCGACCCAACTGATGGGCGATACGCTGCGTATCCGGCGTGATCACGTGATTGAGGACATGGTCAAAAAGCTCGGCGCCAAGCTGACCGCCTTGAGCGCCCCGTTTGATCCGGAGGGCGGCGCCTACGGTCACGGCCAGACGCACGGTCATGGCCACAATCATGGGCATACGCACTCCCATGGCTGA
- a CDS encoding glutathione S-transferase family protein has product MYKIVGYPQTRAMRVMWLLEELGEPYDIDPAMPQSEGIREVNPAGKVPVLIDGDLILPESIAICQYLADKHGKFTFPAGTKERAIQDSFTQLAVDVLEGALWTAAKNSFIHPKELRVPEIKPVCKAEFAEGLRILDARMGEGPYVMGETFTVPDVILGHCGAWAVTAKFDLPKEGRIYDYFKALRNRPGYKAMMAKVVAAAAA; this is encoded by the coding sequence ATGTACAAGATTGTTGGCTATCCGCAGACACGGGCGATGCGCGTCATGTGGCTTCTGGAGGAGCTGGGCGAACCGTATGACATCGACCCGGCGATGCCCCAATCAGAGGGCATTCGCGAGGTCAATCCGGCCGGAAAAGTACCGGTCCTGATCGACGGCGATCTGATACTCCCGGAATCAATCGCCATCTGCCAGTATCTTGCTGACAAGCATGGAAAATTCACCTTTCCGGCCGGCACCAAAGAGCGCGCCATTCAGGACAGCTTCACCCAACTTGCGGTCGACGTTCTGGAAGGAGCACTCTGGACGGCGGCCAAGAACAGCTTCATTCACCCGAAAGAGCTTCGCGTTCCGGAGATAAAGCCGGTCTGCAAGGCGGAATTCGCTGAAGGGTTGCGGATCCTCGACGCGCGCATGGGTGAGGGGCCATATGTCATGGGTGAGACCTTCACTGTGCCGGACGTCATCCTCGGCCATTGCGGTGCCTGGGCCGTGACCGCCAAATTCGACCTGCCGAAAGAAGGCCGCATCTACGACTACTTCAAGGCCCTTCGAAACCGCCCCGGCTACAAGGCCATGATGGCCAAGGTCGTTGCGGCTGCAGCGGCCTAA